The following proteins are co-located in the Bacteroidales bacterium genome:
- a CDS encoding (Fe-S)-binding protein: MAKQLIFLFVLLITLGVFAWTMSRIFSFFNLTKSAFPVRNIGKRINITLKVAIGQSKILRWPFTGLLHALVFWGFMVITFGSFEMVIDGLAGTERVLGTFGIVYDIIIGSGDVFAAIVLIAILVFLARRLFLSIGRFKGEEIKTISKIDANIALTMILLLMVSLLGMNIGYVALHGNNQIGVYPVSQWLAGYITSGMTIYGANIFHEVNWWAHILLIFIFANILPYSKHFHVFTSIPNVFLSRLEPLGYLPNMGNVMNEVKLMMNPEAANVEAPPISRFGVKDVEDTSWKNYADALACTECGRCTAVCPAAITGKKLSPRKIFVDLRARMKEKGPGLIKNGIDYSDNKSLIRDYISEEELWACTTCNACAQECPININHPTLILDMRRYLVMEEAAAPAGLNMMFTNIENNGAPWQRGPEERLEWTESLNA, translated from the coding sequence ATGGCCAAACAGTTAATATTCCTTTTCGTATTACTCATCACACTGGGAGTTTTTGCCTGGACGATGAGCCGCATATTCTCCTTTTTCAATCTTACCAAATCCGCATTTCCTGTAAGAAATATCGGGAAAAGAATAAATATCACACTTAAAGTTGCTATCGGCCAGTCAAAAATATTACGCTGGCCATTTACCGGCTTGCTGCATGCCCTGGTTTTCTGGGGCTTTATGGTGATTACCTTTGGGAGCTTTGAAATGGTGATTGACGGACTTGCCGGAACCGAAAGAGTACTTGGAACTTTCGGCATCGTGTATGATATTATTATCGGCAGCGGCGATGTTTTTGCTGCCATTGTATTAATCGCTATTCTCGTTTTTCTTGCACGCAGGCTCTTTCTAAGCATCGGTAGGTTCAAGGGTGAAGAGATAAAAACGATCTCAAAGATTGATGCAAACATTGCCCTTACCATGATCTTGTTGTTGATGGTATCGTTGCTGGGCATGAATATCGGATATGTAGCGCTGCATGGGAACAATCAAATTGGCGTTTATCCTGTGAGCCAATGGCTGGCGGGTTACATCACCTCCGGCATGACCATTTATGGTGCGAATATATTCCATGAGGTCAACTGGTGGGCACACATCCTGCTCATTTTTATCTTTGCCAATATTCTTCCTTACAGTAAACACTTCCATGTGTTTACATCAATTCCCAATGTTTTTCTGAGCCGGTTGGAACCATTGGGATACCTTCCAAACATGGGAAATGTGATGAACGAAGTAAAACTGATGATGAACCCCGAAGCCGCCAACGTAGAAGCACCACCCATCAGCCGTTTTGGGGTCAAAGATGTGGAGGATACAAGTTGGAAGAATTACGCTGACGCATTAGCCTGCACTGAGTGTGGCCGGTGCACAGCAGTTTGCCCGGCAGCTATAACGGGTAAAAAGCTCTCGCCCCGAAAAATCTTTGTTGATCTACGTGCACGCATGAAAGAAAAAGGACCCGGCCTCATTAAAAACGGAATTGACTATTCAGACAACAAGAGCCTTATCCGTGATTACATAAGCGAAGAAGAACTTTGGGCTTGCACGACCTGCAATGCCTGTGCACAGGAATGCCCGATCAATATCAACCACCCAACGCTGATTTTAGACATGCGCCGCTACCTTGTCATGGAAGAGGCAGCCGCACCTGCCGGGCTCAATATGATGTTCACCAATATTGAAAACAATGGGGCGCCCTGGCAGCGTGGGCCGGAAGAGAGGCTCGAATGGACTGAAAGCCTGAATGCTTAA
- a CDS encoding (Fe-S)-binding protein: protein MTHTIKVPIMADLSQQGTKPEYLYWVGCAGAFDDRYQKVARAFVKILHHLGVSYAILGKEETCNGDPARRAGNEMLFHMQAAQVVQLLTRYEVKKMITTCPHCFNIFLNEYPDVGWRGEVIHHSQFLQQMIDEGKLKVPKDMFNNQKVVFHDPCYLGRGNNIYDAPRQVIDALETDRVEMPRNKSFALCCGAGGAQMFKEAEPGSKEVYAERTEEALATNAGIIATACPFCMTMLTDGIKYKNKEEEVKNLDIAEMIASSLGL from the coding sequence ATGACACATACAATCAAGGTTCCAATTATGGCCGACCTCAGCCAGCAGGGTACAAAACCCGAATATCTTTATTGGGTGGGCTGCGCAGGTGCTTTCGACGATCGCTACCAGAAAGTTGCCCGGGCATTTGTGAAAATCCTGCACCACCTCGGGGTCAGTTATGCCATACTCGGCAAAGAAGAAACCTGCAATGGCGATCCAGCCCGACGCGCCGGAAATGAGATGCTTTTTCACATGCAGGCTGCGCAGGTTGTACAATTGCTAACACGCTATGAAGTGAAAAAAATGATCACCACCTGTCCACATTGCTTTAATATTTTCCTGAATGAATATCCTGATGTCGGATGGCGTGGCGAAGTGATTCATCATTCGCAATTTCTTCAGCAAATGATAGATGAAGGAAAGCTGAAGGTTCCAAAAGATATGTTTAACAACCAGAAAGTTGTTTTTCATGACCCCTGTTATTTGGGTCGCGGAAACAATATTTATGATGCTCCCCGCCAGGTGATTGATGCGCTTGAAACGGATCGAGTTGAAATGCCGCGTAACAAAAGTTTCGCTTTATGCTGTGGGGCCGGTGGCGCACAGATGTTCAAGGAAGCTGAACCAGGCAGCAAGGAAGTATATGCCGAGCGAACCGAAGAAGCATTGGCAACTAATGCCGGTATTATAGCCACTGCCTGTCCTTTCTGCATGACCATGCTTACCGATGGCATTAAATATAAAAACAAGGAAGAAGAGGTCAAAAACCTTGATATTGCTGAAATGATTGCCAGTTCACTTGGATTATAA
- a CDS encoding oxidoreductase produces MELFQTHVISHRISGTSGHLLRIPMLHDFKPGQVVGLGLKDIYPPRIYSIAGSDFKTYIELLFDERPEGLLSPRLAQLNDGDDILITKPFGTFFGNQEPAWWIAGGTGVAPFKSMLDAGLFQQKNLIHGVRESDNFYFADDFSHALGENYIRCCSGSKEDGCFHGRVTSYLEQLPELPFGVQFFLCGSAEMVVDTRDVLIAKGVAFDRIVAEIYF; encoded by the coding sequence GTGGAACTTTTTCAAACGCATGTTATCAGCCATAGAATATCAGGCACAAGCGGACATCTGCTCCGCATTCCTATGCTCCATGATTTTAAGCCAGGTCAGGTAGTTGGCCTGGGTTTGAAAGATATTTATCCCCCCCGGATTTACAGCATCGCCGGATCGGATTTCAAAACTTATATTGAATTATTATTTGATGAAAGACCCGAAGGCCTTTTATCTCCTAGACTTGCCCAACTCAACGATGGCGATGATATTTTGATAACAAAGCCTTTTGGAACCTTTTTCGGGAATCAGGAGCCTGCGTGGTGGATAGCCGGAGGAACCGGAGTTGCACCTTTTAAGTCAATGCTGGATGCTGGTCTGTTTCAGCAAAAAAACCTGATTCACGGAGTGCGGGAATCTGACAATTTTTATTTCGCTGACGATTTTTCACACGCGCTCGGGGAGAACTATATACGATGTTGCAGTGGTTCCAAAGAAGATGGGTGTTTTCACGGGCGTGTCACAAGCTACCTGGAACAATTACCGGAACTCCCTTTCGGCGTTCAGTTCTTTTTGTGCGGAAGTGCAGAAATGGTGGTTGACACCCGTGATGTGCTTATTGCAAAAGGCGTAGCATTTGACAGAATCGTGGCGGAAATATATTTTTAG
- a CDS encoding bifunctional 3-deoxy-7-phosphoheptulonate synthase/chorismate mutase type II, with protein sequence MSDSYSIQPLNSWLGEHERPAVISGPCSAESREQVLAIARQLAKIQLVKALRAGIWKPRTRPSAFEGVGEKGLKWLQEVQAETGLKITVEVARPSHIEQALSHGIDILWIGARTTGNPFSIQELAEALQGVDVPVMVKNPLNPDLKLWLGALERFNQAGITKLAAVHRGFHCYDEGPYRNNPRWEIPIELKRLVPGLPILCDPSHICGNRHMIAEVSQKALDLEMDGLMIETHTDPDNAITDSSQQIVPEALKNILNNLTIRIEKGDQEFSDKLKNLRRHIDRIDKELIEVLGKRMNIVHEMGEYKRDHNITILQIERWRDIINSRLKTAEKLGLDRDFLLRLLQLVHNESIRMQNEILNRK encoded by the coding sequence ATGTCAGATTCATATTCTATACAACCCCTCAATTCCTGGCTTGGTGAACACGAACGCCCTGCTGTTATCAGCGGGCCATGCAGCGCTGAATCGCGTGAGCAGGTATTGGCCATTGCCCGGCAACTGGCGAAGATCCAGCTCGTTAAAGCGTTAAGGGCTGGTATCTGGAAGCCGCGGACACGTCCATCAGCTTTTGAGGGCGTAGGTGAGAAAGGCTTGAAATGGTTGCAGGAAGTGCAGGCTGAAACCGGGCTGAAAATTACCGTTGAAGTCGCCAGGCCAAGCCATATTGAGCAGGCTCTGTCGCATGGTATTGATATTCTTTGGATCGGGGCACGAACCACCGGCAATCCCTTCTCTATCCAGGAACTGGCGGAAGCACTGCAAGGTGTTGATGTTCCGGTTATGGTAAAAAACCCGCTGAATCCTGACCTGAAACTCTGGCTTGGTGCTCTCGAACGCTTCAACCAGGCAGGCATCACAAAACTTGCCGCAGTTCACCGTGGCTTTCATTGTTATGACGAAGGCCCTTACCGCAACAATCCACGTTGGGAAATCCCAATTGAGCTGAAACGTTTGGTTCCAGGCTTGCCTATTTTGTGCGATCCGAGCCATATTTGTGGGAACCGCCACATGATTGCTGAAGTTTCGCAGAAAGCTCTTGACCTGGAAATGGACGGGCTTATGATTGAAACCCATACTGACCCTGATAATGCGATTACCGACAGCAGTCAGCAAATTGTTCCTGAAGCGCTTAAAAACATCCTCAATAATTTAACCATCCGGATCGAAAAAGGCGACCAGGAATTTAGCGATAAGCTTAAAAACCTTCGTAGACATATTGATCGCATTGATAAAGAACTCATTGAAGTGCTCGGAAAACGCATGAACATTGTGCATGAAATGGGTGAGTATAAACGGGATCACAACATCACCATTTTACAAATTGAGCGTTGGCGCGATATCATCAACAGTCGTCTCAAAACTGCTGAGAAACTTGGCCTCGACAGGGATTTTTTGCTCAGGTTATTACAACTGGTACACAATGAATCTATCCGGATGCAAAATGAAATCCTTAACAGGAAGTAA
- the asnS gene encoding asparagine--tRNA ligase, translating into MKRTMIKDLLKPAGELPIGQTVNVKGWVRTKRGNKSIAFIALNDGSIIHSIQIVADVQVFGEEALKSVTTGSCISVNGTLVESQGQGQQVEIQAKEIVVYGTADPETYPLQKKGHSLEFLREIAHLRPRTNTFGAVLRLRHAMSFAIHKYFNDNGFYYIHTPIITGSDAEGAGAMFRVSTLDAKNPPLKEDGSVDYSRDFFGKQTNLTVSGQLEAELGAMALSKVYTFGPTFRAENSNTPRHLAEFWMIEPEMAFYDIYDDMDLAEDFLKYLIRYALENCMDDLEFLNNMYDKELIERLKSVVEYKFERLTYTEAVDILMKSGQKWEFPVSWGTDLQAEHERFLVEKHFKKPVILTGYPIEIKAFYMKQNEDGKTVRAMDVLFPRIGEIIGGSQREEDYDKLYRRIREMHIAEEEMWWYLETRKFGTAPHAGFGLGFERLMLFVSGMANIRDVIPFPRTPQNAEF; encoded by the coding sequence ATTAAAAGAACAATGATCAAAGACCTGCTGAAGCCGGCAGGCGAATTACCAATCGGGCAAACCGTGAATGTTAAAGGCTGGGTGCGAACCAAAAGGGGAAACAAGAGTATAGCCTTTATTGCACTGAACGACGGATCAATTATACATAGCATTCAGATTGTGGCAGATGTGCAGGTTTTTGGCGAAGAGGCATTGAAATCTGTAACTACAGGTTCATGTATTTCTGTTAACGGAACATTGGTAGAGTCGCAGGGTCAGGGACAGCAAGTGGAGATCCAGGCCAAAGAAATAGTGGTTTATGGTACTGCTGACCCTGAAACGTATCCTTTGCAGAAAAAAGGCCACTCACTGGAGTTCCTGCGGGAAATAGCTCACCTGAGACCGCGCACAAACACTTTTGGCGCTGTGCTCCGGCTGAGGCATGCTATGTCATTCGCTATTCACAAGTATTTCAACGACAATGGTTTTTATTATATCCATACGCCCATCATTACCGGATCGGATGCTGAGGGTGCAGGCGCTATGTTCAGGGTAAGCACACTGGATGCTAAGAACCCACCTTTAAAAGAAGACGGCTCTGTGGATTATTCAAGAGATTTTTTCGGCAAGCAAACTAACCTGACAGTTTCAGGGCAACTTGAAGCCGAACTCGGGGCGATGGCACTTTCAAAGGTCTACACGTTTGGTCCGACTTTTCGCGCCGAAAACTCCAATACACCCCGCCACCTTGCCGAATTCTGGATGATAGAACCGGAAATGGCTTTCTATGATATATATGATGATATGGATCTTGCAGAGGATTTCCTCAAGTATCTGATCCGCTATGCGCTGGAAAACTGCATGGACGACCTGGAGTTCCTCAATAACATGTATGATAAAGAATTGATCGAACGCCTGAAATCAGTGGTTGAATATAAATTTGAAAGGCTTACTTATACCGAAGCTGTTGACATCCTGATGAAATCGGGGCAGAAATGGGAGTTTCCTGTTTCCTGGGGCACTGACCTGCAAGCCGAACATGAACGCTTCCTTGTTGAGAAACATTTCAAAAAACCTGTAATTCTCACTGGCTATCCGATTGAGATCAAGGCATTTTACATGAAACAGAACGAAGACGGCAAAACCGTGAGGGCCATGGATGTGCTTTTCCCAAGGATCGGGGAGATTATTGGCGGTTCGCAAAGGGAAGAAGATTACGATAAACTTTATCGCCGGATCAGGGAAATGCATATTGCGGAAGAAGAAATGTGGTGGTACCTTGAAACCCGTAAATTTGGTACAGCACCACATGCCGGGTTCGGACTTGGGTTTGAACGTCTGATGTTGTTTGTGAGCGGTATGGCCAATATCCGCGATGTAATCCCGTTTCCAAGAACACCTCAGAATGCTGAGTTTTAA
- the rpoN gene encoding RNA polymerase factor sigma-54: protein MLNQKLQQKLLQKLSPQQIMLMKLLQIPTMALEQRIKQEIEENPALEELSDAEENTQSEEIEAQGSDEDTDEPNPEDINDPDEEFDISDYMDDDEYIPSYKTAANNNSSDDEHKQVPFVSGTTFHEFLMSQLGLRNLTDRQIVIAKTIIGNLDDAGYLQREVSAMVDDLAFSQNLMTTKEEIVEVLKVVQDLDPPGVGAQNLKDCLLLQLKRLEQTTAVENAVLLLEKYFEEFIKKHYDKILKKARITEEELKEAIDEIVQLNPKPGNSMGETDRVNHYVIPDFLIHNKDGDLELSLNNRYTPELRVNRTYVDMLETFSENRGNNNTQRKEAVMFIKQKIDSARWFIDAIRQRQNTLYLTMKAIMDYQREYFVDGDETKLKPMILKDIAEIVNLDISTVSRVANSKYVQTPFGTLLLKSFFSESMQTDSGEEVSTREIKKILSDCLDAEDKTKPLTDDQLTDILKEKGYNIARRTVAKYREQLKIPVARLRKEL, encoded by the coding sequence ATGCTCAACCAGAAACTGCAACAAAAATTACTACAGAAGCTATCGCCACAGCAGATCATGCTGATGAAGCTGTTGCAGATTCCCACTATGGCGCTGGAACAAAGGATCAAACAGGAAATTGAGGAAAACCCCGCATTGGAAGAATTATCAGATGCAGAAGAGAATACTCAATCAGAAGAAATTGAAGCGCAAGGCAGCGATGAGGATACTGACGAACCTAATCCGGAAGACATCAACGATCCTGACGAAGAATTCGATATCAGCGATTATATGGATGATGATGAATACATTCCATCATATAAAACCGCTGCCAACAACAACAGTAGCGATGATGAGCACAAACAGGTTCCATTTGTTTCCGGCACCACATTTCACGAGTTTCTAATGTCTCAGCTTGGTTTGCGCAACCTCACCGACCGCCAGATTGTGATCGCAAAAACCATTATCGGCAACCTCGACGATGCAGGCTACCTGCAACGTGAAGTGAGCGCAATGGTTGATGATTTGGCGTTCTCACAAAACCTGATGACTACCAAAGAGGAAATTGTTGAAGTGCTGAAAGTGGTTCAAGACCTTGACCCACCCGGGGTTGGCGCTCAGAACCTAAAGGATTGCCTGCTGTTGCAACTTAAACGGCTTGAGCAAACCACTGCCGTTGAAAACGCTGTGTTATTGCTTGAAAAGTATTTTGAGGAGTTCATAAAAAAGCACTACGATAAAATCCTGAAGAAAGCCAGGATCACTGAAGAAGAGCTGAAAGAAGCCATAGATGAAATCGTTCAGCTTAACCCCAAACCAGGCAACTCAATGGGCGAAACTGATCGTGTGAACCATTATGTGATCCCCGATTTTCTTATCCACAACAAAGATGGTGATCTTGAACTTAGCCTGAACAATCGTTATACGCCTGAACTACGTGTAAACCGCACCTATGTTGACATGCTTGAAACATTTTCAGAAAACAGGGGCAACAACAATACTCAACGAAAAGAGGCTGTAATGTTTATCAAGCAAAAAATTGATTCGGCACGCTGGTTTATTGATGCCATCAGGCAGCGACAAAATACGCTTTACCTCACCATGAAAGCCATTATGGATTATCAGAGGGAATATTTTGTCGATGGCGACGAAACCAAGCTGAAGCCTATGATCCTGAAGGATATTGCTGAGATTGTGAACCTTGATATTTCAACTGTTTCGCGGGTGGCCAACAGTAAATATGTACAAACTCCTTTTGGCACATTGTTGTTAAAAAGCTTTTTCTCTGAGTCAATGCAAACCGATAGCGGTGAAGAAGTTTCCACAAGGGAAATTAAAAAAATTCTTTCCGATTGCCTTGATGCCGAGGACAAAACCAAGCCGCTTACCGACGATCAGCTTACCGATATCTTAAAAGAAAAAGGTTATAACATCGCCCGCCGAACTGTTGCCAAATACAGGGAACAATTGAAAATTCCGGTCGCCAGGCTTAGAAAGGAACTGTAA
- a CDS encoding DNA polymerase III subunit delta, which yields MQFSGIIGQQAVKEKLVQTVRDSRISHAQLFLGPEGCGKLALAIAYAQFINCTGRTPDMDDSCGTCPSCYKFEQLAHPDLHFVYPVAATKDVPKKPVSKSFVSKWRSLLLDRKGYINLAQWYDTIGIENKQGIINADDCNEIIKTLSYKSYEAQYKVMIIWMVEKLFHAAAPKILKILEEPPDKTLFLLVAEEPGQIISTILSRTQLVKVKKLSDDDIRTSLIKNYGVEPKNAHKAALVADGNIIEALDFLADEGSEEYFIQFRQWMRLCLKVNIVEVNNWISGIVKMGREKQKVFLAYGSQILRESLAVKLQGEDILRREGEEREFVLKFTRTISSQFIPDLSQKLNEAAYHIERNANPSILFMDLSLKINRMLKSR from the coding sequence ATGCAATTCTCCGGCATTATAGGCCAGCAGGCCGTGAAAGAAAAACTGGTTCAAACGGTAAGGGACAGCCGTATCAGCCATGCGCAGTTGTTTCTGGGACCCGAGGGTTGCGGAAAACTTGCTTTGGCAATAGCTTATGCGCAGTTTATCAATTGCACTGGCCGAACACCGGATATGGATGATTCATGCGGAACCTGCCCATCTTGCTACAAATTTGAGCAATTGGCCCACCCCGATCTCCATTTCGTTTACCCGGTGGCAGCTACGAAAGATGTGCCTAAAAAGCCGGTCAGTAAGAGTTTTGTGAGTAAGTGGAGGTCGCTTCTCCTTGATCGCAAGGGGTATATCAATCTTGCGCAATGGTATGATACGATTGGCATTGAAAACAAGCAAGGCATCATTAATGCCGACGACTGCAACGAGATTATCAAAACCCTGAGCTATAAATCTTATGAAGCGCAGTACAAGGTCATGATTATCTGGATGGTTGAGAAACTCTTTCACGCTGCCGCGCCCAAAATCCTGAAAATTCTTGAAGAACCGCCTGACAAAACGCTTTTTCTGCTCGTTGCTGAAGAGCCAGGGCAGATCATCAGTACTATTCTTTCGCGAACGCAATTGGTGAAAGTGAAAAAACTTAGCGATGATGATATTCGTACGTCCTTGATAAAGAATTATGGTGTTGAACCTAAAAATGCACACAAGGCAGCTTTGGTTGCCGACGGAAATATTATTGAAGCGCTTGATTTTCTGGCTGATGAAGGCTCAGAAGAATATTTCATTCAGTTCAGGCAGTGGATGCGTCTTTGCTTAAAAGTCAACATTGTGGAAGTGAATAACTGGATTTCCGGGATCGTCAAAATGGGACGGGAAAAACAAAAGGTTTTCCTTGCTTATGGTTCACAAATCCTTAGGGAGAGTCTTGCTGTTAAACTTCAGGGAGAAGATATATTACGTCGCGAAGGCGAGGAAAGAGAATTCGTGTTGAAGTTTACGAGAACCATTTCCAGCCAGTTTATTCCAGATCTGAGCCAAAAGCTGAATGAAGCGGCTTATCATATTGAACGCAATGCCAACCCTTCTATTCTTTTTATGGATCTTTCGCTGAAGATCAACCGTATGTTGAAAAGCCGTTGA
- a CDS encoding gliding motility lipoprotein GldH, giving the protein MFLLVLAVVITSCNDNAYYEEIKPVEGELWDMRDIKEFSVNVDNSEASYRLIFTVRNTTDYAYSNLYLFFTTTYPDQEITRDTIECLLADRSGQWLGKGVGKIRESRFLIKDRMNFPDTGNYIFTLEQAMRDETLPGIADIGIRIENIAQAE; this is encoded by the coding sequence TTGTTCCTGTTGGTTCTTGCAGTTGTGATCACAAGTTGCAATGATAACGCCTATTATGAAGAAATCAAGCCAGTGGAAGGTGAGCTGTGGGATATGAGAGATATCAAAGAATTCAGCGTTAATGTAGACAATTCCGAAGCTAGTTACAGGTTGATTTTTACAGTACGGAACACAACTGATTATGCCTATAGTAATCTTTACTTGTTTTTTACGACCACATATCCTGACCAGGAGATCACACGCGACACAATTGAATGCCTGCTTGCCGATCGGAGCGGACAATGGCTTGGCAAGGGTGTTGGCAAAATCAGGGAAAGCAGGTTCCTGATCAAAGACCGAATGAACTTCCCCGATACCGGGAATTACATTTTTACACTTGAGCAGGCTATGCGCGATGAAACACTCCCAGGCATTGCTGATATTGGCATACGCATTGAAAACATAGCTCAGGCAGAATAA
- a CDS encoding transglycosylase domain-containing protein: MAKKAGNTHNFRKYLIRFWVTFVTAILFVVLLFVSISLGWLGFMPSFETLENPQSNLASEIISADQEVLGKYFIENRTNITFSELSPNLINALVATEDIRFTRHSGIDVRAFGRVAYGIVTGKNMGGGSTITQQLAKNLFPRQPNRTFLGMVLVKFKEWVVAAKLERNYSKEEIIAMYFNTVDFGSHSYGIQSAARTFYNKEPNQLSVDEAATLVGILKAPSWFSPVRSPERALGRRNVVMSQMQKYDFITLEDFEAFRALPIDMSNYRIQDHNAGLAPYLREYLRIIMYARKPDPERYNSRDRYVEDSVNWADNDLYGWINKNVKPDGSYHNIYKDGLRIYTTINATMQRYAEEAVTEHLSLDIQPAFFKHWRNDRNAPFDFEPSMAREEIAKIMESSKRRSDRYRNLRQAGMPSDSIDMNFKTAIPMRVFTWSGEKDTVMSPMDSIRYYKFFIRSGLMSMEPQTGYVRAYVGGVDYKHFQYDQVSMGRRQVGSTFKPFVYTLAMQEGDYSPCSYVPNVQQTVELPTGGYWEPRNSSRFKENEMVTLKEALANSINWVSAFLIKRYPPQAVVTMIRKMGVTAPIDPVPAISLGTPDLSLYEMVGAMNTYANKGVYIEPVFVTRIEDRHGNVISRFIPRTQEAMSEETSYLMLALMKGVVESGTGMRLRGKYQLRNPIAGKTGTTQSNSDGWFMGITPDLTTGVWSGGEDRSVRFRIMSLGQGANMALPIWALYMQKIYADTTLNISVGDFEPPANGLEVETDCDLFHRQQKKQQNPTLYDDF, from the coding sequence ATGGCTAAAAAAGCCGGAAACACTCACAATTTTAGAAAGTACCTGATCCGCTTCTGGGTTACATTTGTCACAGCTATCTTATTTGTTGTCTTGCTTTTTGTTTCAATATCACTTGGGTGGCTGGGATTTATGCCCAGTTTCGAAACTCTTGAAAACCCACAAAGCAATCTGGCTTCTGAGATCATTTCAGCCGATCAGGAAGTACTGGGAAAGTACTTTATTGAGAACCGGACAAACATCACTTTTTCCGAACTCTCCCCTAACCTTATTAACGCCCTGGTTGCCACTGAGGACATACGTTTCACACGCCATTCGGGTATTGATGTACGTGCATTTGGCAGGGTTGCCTATGGTATAGTTACCGGAAAAAACATGGGAGGCGGTTCAACCATCACACAGCAGTTGGCAAAGAACCTGTTTCCCCGCCAACCTAACCGCACATTTTTGGGCATGGTGCTGGTAAAATTCAAAGAGTGGGTGGTAGCTGCTAAACTTGAACGCAATTATAGTAAGGAAGAGATTATTGCCATGTATTTCAATACCGTGGATTTTGGGAGCCATTCCTATGGCATACAAAGTGCTGCACGTACGTTTTATAACAAAGAGCCCAATCAACTTTCGGTGGATGAGGCAGCTACACTGGTTGGCATACTAAAAGCCCCATCCTGGTTTAGTCCGGTTCGCAGCCCGGAGCGGGCGCTTGGACGCCGCAATGTGGTTATGTCGCAGATGCAGAAATACGACTTTATTACCCTCGAAGATTTTGAAGCATTCAGAGCATTGCCAATTGATATGTCAAACTACCGTATTCAGGACCATAATGCAGGATTGGCACCCTATCTGCGTGAATACCTTCGTATTATCATGTATGCGAGGAAGCCCGATCCTGAGCGATACAACTCACGCGACCGATATGTTGAAGATTCAGTAAATTGGGCAGATAATGATTTGTATGGCTGGATCAATAAGAATGTTAAGCCCGACGGGTCGTACCACAATATTTATAAAGATGGCCTACGGATTTATACAACCATCAATGCAACAATGCAACGATATGCCGAAGAGGCCGTAACCGAGCATCTTTCACTTGATATTCAGCCCGCATTCTTCAAGCATTGGCGCAATGACCGCAATGCGCCTTTTGATTTCGAGCCATCAATGGCAAGAGAAGAGATTGCAAAAATTATGGAATCATCCAAGCGGCGCTCCGATCGTTATAGAAATCTCCGTCAGGCTGGCATGCCTTCCGATTCAATTGATATGAATTTTAAAACCGCCATACCTATGCGGGTTTTTACCTGGAGTGGTGAAAAGGATACAGTAATGTCTCCTATGGATTCAATCAGGTATTACAAATTCTTTATCCGTTCAGGGCTAATGTCAATGGAACCACAAACCGGTTATGTACGCGCATATGTGGGTGGCGTTGATTATAAACATTTTCAGTACGACCAGGTGAGCATGGGCCGCCGGCAGGTAGGTTCAACATTCAAACCATTTGTATACACACTTGCCATGCAGGAAGGTGATTACTCGCCATGCAGCTATGTGCCTAATGTACAGCAAACGGTTGAATTGCCTACTGGCGGGTATTGGGAACCAAGAAATTCTTCCCGGTTCAAGGAAAACGAAATGGTAACACTGAAGGAAGCATTGGCGAATTCCATTAACTGGGTTTCAGCTTTCCTGATCAAACGATATCCTCCTCAAGCCGTGGTTACTATGATCAGGAAAATGGGTGTTACTGCTCCAATTGACCCGGTTCCTGCTATAAGCCTTGGCACTCCCGATCTTTCGCTTTACGAAATGGTAGGTGCCATGAATACCTATGCCAACAAAGGTGTTTATATTGAACCGGTGTTTGTTACAAGAATTGAAGACAGGCATGGAAATGTGATCAGCCGTTTTATTCCACGAACCCAGGAAGCCATGAGCGAAGAAACTTCTTATTTAATGCTGGCACTGATGAAAGGGGTTGTTGAGAGTGGAACCGGTATGAGGCTCAGGGGCAAGTATCAGTTGCGAAACCCAATTGCCGGTAAAACGGGCACAACACAAAGCAACTCCGATGGTTGGTTCATGGGCATCACACCCGACCTTACCACTGGTGTATGGTCAGGAGGGGAAGATCGTAGTGTACGCTTTCGTATTATGTCACTTGGGCAGGGCGCCAATATGGCCTTGCCGATCTGGGCGCTATACATGCAAAAGATTTATGCTGATACTACCTTGAATATTTCTGTTGGAGATTTTGAGCCGCCAGCAAATGGGCTGGAAGTAGAAACAGATTGCGATTTATTTCACAGGCAGCAAAAGAAACAACAGAATCCTACATTGTATGACGATTTCTAG